The genomic DNA aaataaacatgaATTACATAAAACTTTAACAAAAATATAatagtttaaaaataataaaaccttgCTGGAAGTTTAGGGAAATTACTTAAAAGTCCCCCCAAGAAATTAATCTTTTACACAACggtacaaattttcaaatatatattaatGTTGTGTAGGATTTCGGGTGAAACGTAATGCGAAACTTGAAATTTAAATTCCATTGCTGATCTGAATAAATAAAGTAATCCAGATTATTAATAATTCCATAAATTTATATAATGTCCCCtagaattaaaatatttaaacaatcaaattcaaaattccaaCTTACCCATTCGTATACACTGATTTCATTCAATATCTGTCGGATGGATTTGAAATTCAGGAAAAATGTATAAATCATTAATTCCAACATTATTTTAGAAGAAAAATATAGAATCTAAGATTAAAAATTAAGATGAACAAAATAGGAGAGGAATGAAAGAAAACCACAATGTAGAGTTAGATTTCAATCACATAAATCCATAgttacaaaaaaattaaaaatatacaaACAGACACTCATGGAACCATGTGATAAATCCCTTTACATCTGATCTAACTGCTCAATTAAGGAAGAAAAATCAGAGAAAAACACTGCTACaagtcctcctcctcctcctcctctctctctactCACATTTCACTTCACAAACCTACGGCCCTCTATATAATGAAGGGTCCCACTAACGTTACTCCACATGTGTGCAAGCACACATGAGAAGAAAGAACCCTATGCACACCCCCTCTCTAGATAATGTCATCCTACAAGAGCCCACCTCATTCTTTCAAAAGCTCTGGACTCCTTGACCAACTAGGTTATAGGTCTTCACAAGAGGCTCTCACGTACTAGGCTCCTGATTTAACTAGGCTAAGGGTCTTTACAAGAGACACTACCTCTTTCTAGTTTAACAAGGCTAGGATTAGATGAAGAGTAGTGGATCTACCATATGAAGAAGCTTCCTCAACCATAGGTATACGTACTGTCTCCACTATCACCATGACCACCTCTACCTCCTCCTAAGAATCGACCATCTTTGCCACCATGGGGAGCACCATGTCCAACACGGCCACCATGGCCTCCAAGTAAGCTAGAATAGGTGAATGAAGTAGATAATGCAAATTTATTAGATGCATTAACATGAGTATTGTCAAATTCATTTGCAAGAGATTCTCTCTGAACCGTGGGATAAAACTCTACCAATGAAGGAATGGTTACTCCTAAAATATCTAATCTTTTGTTGATTGATACTCTTTTGGGAATCTAGACAAAAGTTTTACTACTTTCATATCTTCTCACTACTTTTTCATAAGGGTGACATCTGATGTAATGGGattagtgttcgaagtatcgatgtcgctacaagtttcattggctagggatatggaaacaatatcgatattgccgataaccgaaaatgtggggaaacatgggaaaatgatagaatttttagcgaaacttcaagagatgttaaaatgtacatattttcatatttagaaataaaaaaattgcaaaaaagaatgcatacataacaagtttccatttaatggagccttaaaagcatatgttgttgtaagaaatcagtccagccatcccatccagcctatttaaccatccaaccttccatctaaacatccatcgatattgcaaaatatcaacaatgcatgatatttcaccaagaaatcatcaacaagtggaaagaaaacgaaagattatggtctcaatatcgtgcatgttgcgatatcgataatatcgagatattatcaatattatcaattacaaattgaacactacatacaaccatgtgcccatgaaaaaaattgatataaaaaaatttctaataaataaaaatttgatgATCTCAatatattggcgatattattgaaacattgtcgatacacttatgatacaagcattacctagaatttacatagttgaaaatattattgatacattggcgatattgatgcattggcaatacgagcgacacttagaatttacgtaattgaaaatattggtgattatattagcgatattgacactttggtgatacttagcgatacattgttaatacctgaaatttctgatactaccagcgtttTCGGTATCACTACTAGTGTTATCATTATCGCTAAgcaggagataaagataatatcggagataattcgaacactgaatGGGATGATATATGGAAAGCTCTTCCCACATCCTAGTTAATTTTGCTAACTATTTACCAATGGGCTTATCTCCCTTTTGAAAAGAGAAGATTTTGTCGTATAGTTGATACACCCgagttttttctcttttcctgAGGAGTACATCTTCCTCATAGTATCACAACCATCTTTTGTCATGTTTAAATACACCAAATTAGAACTCACCTCAAACTCCATGTTTTTCCATAACTAGGTCCGAATTTGGGCATCCTCACACATTCATTGTTAGTATTTAGGATTGGATTTCTTCGGTTTAAGATCCATGATGAATTGATCCTTTCTGAGGGCTAGGAGAAATATCTCTATAGACTTGGCCGATAGACGATAGTACTTACCATTCAACTTCATAGAAGTTATTGACGTGTTGAAGAAGGATCCAAGTATTTTCCCAAGGGATGAGGAACTAATAACTACACTTTTGGGCTCTATACACTTCGCTATCAATTTACTTCAACACAATTGAAAAATGCTGACTTAGAAGCAGATCCGCACTAAGCAAAAATAAATGAGCAAATTTAAATGTCACCTTACAAGCTTTCATTATCCATCAAGGCACCTACGCTCTTTTTGCTAGTGGTCCCTTCTACTTGAAGAACAACGCAGAAAACAACATGTTTTCTACACAGAAGAATGACGAAATGTGCTTCTCAAGGTCTTATCTGTCCCCAATACTTTTGGAAGGCCCCCAAAACATTATCCAACAAATTAGGTTAGATTTGGAAGGATTACGAGGCTTGAACTACTACTAGAATAgatctgataccatgtaaacaggTATAGAGCAGAAAAATATAGGAGAAAGTTGAGAGGAAGAAAtaagagagaatgagggagaagaGGAGAAGAGGGAAACGACAGCTTCTGGCCCTCTGTCGCCCCCACCTCCTTGTGTTATATTAGGGTAGAAACCAAGCATAGAATAAAATTACAGTAATGCCCATCTTGCTTAAACAACCACTTGAACACATAACAAAACATATCTTATGGGTCTAAAACACCACTAGAAACTCACACCTAAAGCCCAATAACAAGTTTAATAGTTATGATTGTTGTTTGTTAGCTTGACTTGATGAAAATCAAACACATAAGTcttaattgaaaaaaataataataaaaaatcaagcataATTGAGGGTGGTGAGATATGAATACAACGAaaagaaaagttgaagaaaaatttATGGTTTGCCCCTTCTGATATTTTCAAAAAAGGTTGATTCTATTTGATTTGTCGAATCTCACTCAAATCTTACAGTTTGAacctcaaaataggcctagatctagtaTAAAATTAGCTTCTAAGCTTCCTTCATGATTGAAACGaataaagaaatagaaaataagagaaaattgtgaaataaaatttttaaaacgaGGGCTATATGGTAGTAGTGGCCCATAGTCTTGTATTGATGCTAATAAGGGGCATATTGGCTTGTATTGGTTGAcgtgggttgttgcagcccattttTTCTCTAGTGGACTGGTTCACTCCCATAACATGTAATGAGGGTGACTGATACCATTACAAAATAACTGATACAGCCGTAATGTAACGGATATTCAAAACTATGCTACTAGTTGAATTCTGCTCCTAGCAAAGTATCATTGCTCGTATTATGCCCAGGTTTAGGACTGCTGGTTCAACTAGTGCTTATGAACAACCTGTGTATTCAAGACTCAATGATTATCTAGGATAGTCTATAGAGCAGGCGAGCTTTATGCCATTACATGGTTGAATGactacctaaaattatctgatccGATCTAGTGAGCACAATGTGTGAGCAACCAGTCTCTCAGGCAACTCTTGGGCCCTTAACTACGTGCCTCAACATTAGAAGGATGAAATTGAATGTCGCTAAAAGTTCAATCACAATTGTCATGAGTGATGCATTCAAGTTGCATGCATTGTTAGGAAAGCATCTCAGTCGATTATGAATACATATCTGCATGGGGAAGATCTAATGATCGTGAAACCACAGTCATACAAATCTGGTACACGGTTATGATGCTTATCCTTATATTCTTTAATGAGCTTTTGTATATAATTTTTTTCCCATGATTTTCAAATGTTATAAGAATATGTAAGGTAGCCATTAAAGATCTTGGGATGTGATGTGTAGGAAGATGGTGACTTAATATCTATGCTACAGAGATAGTTGAGTCCTGGATGATCACTTCATATTCATGTGCAAGAGACTAGGCTTAATCACTAGACCTGAGATTTGCCACCCCTATGGGATTGAGTATAACATGGTGGATGTGGACCAGTGTGGCTCACTTGTGTTACTCGAGTGTGTGGACCCTACGTGATAAGTGTCCTGTGTTTGGAGATTTCATTGTTcctatctctttcttttttcttttttcttttaccaAATCCCTGCTCATCGCCACTTTCCTTTTTTGGATAGATCTCTGTTCCTACGCTTTCTATGTAAAGTAAATCTTTCTTCAAATCCTAGGAAAGAAAGGGAACCCCTCTTAAATATATGGAAGAGATAGAAAAGTAGAGAAaagtgttagagagagagagagagagagagaagagttgaCAACAAGAGAGAAAAAGTGCCATATTCTCTACTCAATCTCGTCAACTGATCAAGTTTCATCTTTCCCCAATTAACATCATATGCTAAGAAACATCTCTCTCACATGAAATGTTTAATTCAAAAACATAGGCTAATATTGAAGTCTTAGTAATTGCAAAGAAGGATGCAATAGAGGAAATATTTGAGAAAAAGGTGGAAGCAGTAGAAGTACATGTGAATCATGTTAGGTTCCTCAATTACAGTGATGTTGACATCATAAGGTAGATAGAGAAAGATCAAAATCAGAATTCTTCCCAAGAGATGAAAGAAGCAATATACAAGAAATATGTGACTAATCATCAGAAATTCCAATGCAACAAGAATATTACACACCAGGCAGCATTCTTCTCTTCGGTTAGTAATGGAATTATCTACGTACAACTGTTCATAAAATTCATTTATCTGCTGCCTTGGCTTCCCCATTGAATTTGTATCATTTTCAATGCACGGCTAAAAGCAGAAGTTGAAAATATTGCTATAAACTAGATGTTTGTTTTACTGCATGAAAAATTGATACTTCCCCATGTACGTACTTTTTCCTTAAGGTTTCATGCAAGTGCATCTTTCTTTACTTGATGAGTTTGTATTAGTAGCATACAATGGTCTGTAATGAGTATAAGAAAGCATACAACATCCTTAAATTCATAGATCATAGATGATTTTTTTCAGGTAAGAAAGGAAGTTGAACGGTTACAACCAGAGCATTGTGCTTGCAAGAAACGGTGAGGACTCAGGCTCATTTGTGCAAAACAATATTCTGTAAGAAGCCAATGGAAAGAACCCTTATGGTCTGAAAGGTATGAGATAATAATTTTACATGGTAAATAACTTTTTACCCTTTCTTTCTTGCATATGTTGTGGTAATCAGATGGATAATTCAGCCTCAAGAAGCTTACAACTCAAGTTCATAAACAAGCTTACTCTTCCGAGTTTCACTATGGAAAATGTTAAAGGAGAGGACTCTTCTGTTCCAAGTATAGCTTTAGTTGATGTCCAGACTGAGCAAATTGTTAAATCAGGTCCCGAATCCTCGATGAATTTGGAAATGGTACTCCTTGAAGGACATTTTAAAGGCAATGACGACGGCAACTGGACATCCATACAGTTTAGCAATCATATTGTAAGAGAAAGAGAAGGCAAGCGGCCACTTCTTATTGGGGATATGTCTCTAACTATGAATGAGGGAATTGCTGTGGCACATGAGCTGAAAATTACGGATAATTCAAGCTGGACACGGAGCCGTGCATTTAGGTTAGCTGCAAGAGTTGGAGATGGTTATTTTGATGGAATGAGAGTAAAAGAAGCAATCACCGAACCGTTCGTGGTCAAGGAGAATCGTGGAAAATGTAAGTATATTTTATCTGAGTAAATCTTTATCATTGATTTATCAAAAGGTGGGAGCATGTCACCATAACTTTATTAAAGAAATAGAGGAAGTAAAAAAAGGAGGGACCAAACCAAACCCCTCAATAAATCAATTAgcttaggtcctacacaagagcctaggtcctatACAAAAGCCTAGGTCCTACATTCTTACACGAACCTatcaagtttgggtcacaaactcttaccatcaatcctacacaagaaaagagAGTATGGAATCACTCAATGACACTTATCGAATTGAGCTTCGTTGATGCGTCATTCTTGAGTCGCTTCTTCAAAGCTCTCCCGAGCTTGAATCTGCTCCTTAATTGCTCCCTTAATCATGATGTCGATGCGTTGCTAATGCTTCAACTCCAACATCAAACACCCTGCATGCGATGCTCCAAtgcggtgaccaaggtgatgagaggttgggTGGCATCTCCAATGCGGTGACAATGTCCTCATCACTTTCCGACCAATCTTCTATACCTTACTATCTCTTCAATTATATCTCATTTTCTCACCAACTAGTTTATGATTCAAATCTATAGTTGTTTATCAACTAGCTTAGTGCCGGCTTAGTTCCATGAAGGTATGTCTTTGTGAGCAAATCCAAAGCATATTTTCAGTGAGATAAATTAGGCTCTTCATTTAATTAGACAACTTCCACACCAAGAAAGTATCGAAGATGGCCTAGATCTTTCGTTCGAAAGTGACTTTGTAGATGTTTCTTAAGTTCCTCAATTCCCTATCGTCACTCCTTGTAACCACAATATCATTAACATATTTAACTAACATAATCAAACCTGAGGCAACTCATTGCATGAAAGTGGAATGATCAGAATGACCTTGAACAAAAACTTAAAGATACAAAAATATACTATATTAATGCATGGTtccatttcatgatgatactttGCATTCTTTATTGCAACAAAATTTCTAAAGGTTCCCTTTGTCCAATGAAGTTAATTGGTTCTAAAAATGTTGAGTCCCGTTtgtaaaaaatgaatcgtatttTGGGACCTCATTCATAGCCCTACTAGTTATGCTATAATATGTCAATGCGTTTGTACCTTTATTTATGGGGTAGATGATCTTTTCAATCGAATACGGCTCAACTAGTTGCATGGGATTTCTTTATGTTTATGGTTCTaataatttagaaaaattgaGCCCATGGTAAAAGCCTCAACCATATTATTCATGTTCTCTATTACACGGCCctaatatcaaatggatgtcaccAATGCCTTCAATGAGATCTCCAAGTGAGATAGATTAGATTCTTCATTTAATCAGGCacctcatgcatggttttctcAATCGAGTATATAGACAGTCCTTATTGAAGGATATATTTGAACAGTCGCTCTCCTATGCGTGGATGATATGGTTAACATGGGAAACTACCTTGAAATAGAAACCTAATTGCACATAGCAACTAAGTAAATAGAATAAAGTATGCAACTAAAATTAGGTAATTAGGGCTGGAAGAATTTTAGTTGGTCCAGAATTATACCATAATTAGAAGCCAAAACATAAAACAACTCTCCTTTATTCAAGAGATACAGAGGAATTTTCCTATATTGGAAATACTTTCCAAAAGTGGAGAGATTTCCACCAAAGGAGGGACGTCCATGGCCTTGGAACCATCCAAGAATCTGGGGCTCACCACACCAATTTGAGATACCCTCGAAGTCTATCCCTTGTATAGATTTGAATATCGGTATCGTATCGGCCAATAtagccatatcataactgtatccGCACGAGACAACATGTGATGCAAGGTCTTGTCGGTTTAATAAGAAAAAATTGACTCGTACTCTACCGGTAAGGGGGCTTATCAACACTGATACGGGGCTGATACAAGCTGATATGCccataaaagctttttttttttttcaaaattccactCATGTCTCTTCTTTTTTCACTTAAACTATTgaggaagcttaaaaactcattttaggctagatctagacctattttgggatcaaaagaAATGATTTTAATAGGATTCGACAAATCGAAGCGAAGTGAACCATTATCATCAAAGAGTTGTCCGATATACCATCATATGCAtgtacaaaaaaaagaagaagaagaagaagaagaagatagattcttgaatattTTATTATTCTCCTTTTCTCTTGATATTTTTCTTAatcctttagattttttttaaaaaaaaaaaatcaactagtTTGATCCGGCATTATCCGATACAGACCAATATTGATACACGACATCCGTGtcgtatctttttttttttgccaggcTCATACACCCCTATACCGATATtcaaaaccatgatccattgttGAAAAAATATGGTAGACATTAATGTGTCCATTTTGAAGGATGGTGAAGGTCAAACAAACCAACaacataaaatgcatgaatgattgagCTGACTGGCCCACCTACGATGATAATTTCATCATCCATCTaccataaaaatagaaaattacacGGACGTATTTAAATAAAGAAACGGCTTAAACAAGCAAGTTTCCAACCCTTTAATTTCTTAAacatagaaaaattaaaataataataaagtccCCCCAATTATTGATTGCtgccattccatccattaatgaTCTCACACAATCATAATCTTATTAGAAAAAATCTAGCCCTTCAAATTATTCCCTATGCCCAAATTAGCCTATGATTCAATTTCGATGGACAATgatatagaaaattgaatcaaTGGGATCCTATAATACGAAACCCCAATCTAGACGAATTTGAAACTCATGTTGCTTAGAACATGCTCTTCAAATTACATGTCCAAATCAATTCAGGAAAAACAGATTCGAATatataagaaaatcaagaaacttgAAACCGAAGATCATGCGTCTAATACCAGTTTTTTATGGTATTTTAGAAAGACAAACATGAGCATGATTTTCATAATTGTTCTCATAATCTGAACAAGGAGAACACAATGTGTAGATCCTGAATTTCTAGAACAAAACAAAAAACGAATGGTTCATATCATATACCTCAGAAGAATGCGGTGAAGGATGAGATTGCTGATGTCGATCTTCTTCAAATCGAAGAAGTCACCCTACAATCTATCCTTAATGAAGAACAAATGCCCAGAAAAACCTAGATCCTGCTACAGGACTGGAATCTTGATCCAAGGTTTGAGATCTACCCAAGAGGTGGACCTCACTTTTACAGAAAACCTGAGTATTTGTGAGTATCCTCATGTCAGTTTCATATAATTCCTCCATATCAAAGTGGTCAGTTTTGCATGAACTATTGGCCTGTTCTTCATATATCCTTCTTTGCAATGTGCATAACTTGTAAACCCAGAATCCTCAATTATAAGTTATCTAACAGTTGGAAGCTATAAAACCAAACTCTTGGTTTTTCTTTGCAGCATACCAGAAGAAGCATCCCCCCTCATTGGATAATGAAGTATGGAGCTTGGAAGAAATTGGTAGAGATGGTAATATTCATAAGCGTCTAAAGGGAGAGAACATCAATACTGTAAAGGACTTTCTGATAAAGCTACATACAGATACTCCAAGGCTCCAAAATGTAAAACCTCATGTCACCTTCATTGTAACTTAcaccatctaatcatgcatatacatatacatacatacatgtctgtctatacatatgtgtgtgtgtgtgtgtcaaacTTCTGATCCATCCATCTAGTGATACCCACCATGTTGGTCCGGTTATTAAGTGGGCCTGTGTACAAAATAAAATAGATAGTGAAACCAagttttttagccatccattagTTCCGtacactatggcccacctgatgatctggTCAGCCTGATTATTGGTCATGGAAATCTCCACAATGTGGCTTTCTGGTGTATGGATTAGATGTTCCACATATGTAGATGCATGGAACTAGGAAACCTTATTGTTTAGGAAAGCATGTGCAGATCCTACGCTTCCGAATCAATGACAAGAGGTGGGAAGTTATAAAGAACCATGCAGAAGAATGTGATCTTGGTAGCGAAACGTATGTCTATTACTCCAAGGTCGAATGGGGAAAGGGAGTTGTCTTCAACATTGTGCGAGCAGTGAAAGGGTTCCTCTTCGAAGGGAGACTCATTCCCATCAACGACCTTCCAGAAATCCAAAAGGTACAACAttcttctttccctttctctttcttggaGTTTCTTTTCCATCTTCAAGTGACTACTTACAACAGTCAGAACCTTCAAGTTTCATGGGACAATATGGGTATGGATGTGGAATCATATGGCTCAACCTTACCTGAATATTTTATATTCAAGAACATGTAGAAATACATTGACTACTAAGAAAGTACGAAATCAGCAAGTATTTCTATTTATTGTGCTTGGAACCCTAAAAATACTTAGCAGCGGTTTTGTTGGGATCATTCAAGCAAAAGaggcattttatttttatttttttcataaaagcTAGCTTGCAGATTTTAGAGAAATAGATTTCATACCAATAGTTAGAGTGTTAAAGATCCTCTCTTTCTATGCAAatgttgtttttttaaaaatccatagaATAGCTTTCTCAATACCGAATCAAAGTAAGCATAACAAAGAATCCATTTCCTACAAATACACTCTTTCCAAAATGATGGCCTAAATTATGCGTCACTCTTCCTTCTTTTTATCCAAAGCGTGTGAAGCCTAGTGAtctaggaccgatgcatgaactcaaatattgaGGAGATCAATCAGCAAAATTAacttaattaatatatatatatatatatatatatatatatatatatatatatatatatatatatatatatatagaacttgctatcatcatcacaaatatcaaaatCCTAAGAGAAGATCATCCATAATTCTAGCCTAGGTTATCAAACATGATGTTACAAGACCATTAAATAAATGAAATTATAatttaatggatgtagggacatctaaATAGCATAGGGTAAAGCCTATTTCAAAGGAGAAGACCAAATACTGCATATggtgaaattagggtttagggaatttagggaaaacttgaaaaattagggatttataggtttagaattagggtttggaaaatgGAGAGTATGGTTTTGATGTAAGAGTAATGGAAAGCCAAAGAGATAGGAGTGTGGCCGCATAGCCAACCCTATAGGTTCACACGTATAGTCATACGGTCACACATGTGGGCTAGGCTGTGAGGGTTTGGGTCTTTAAGGTTTGGTTCGTTGATAAGTGTGGAAGGATGAAAGATTGGAAGAATGGGGAAGGTTTGTGATGGAGAAAAATGAAGAACTTGAAGAATACCTCGATGGTTGATGAATGAATGATAATGAGAGTGATAAATGGGTGCGAGGTATCTCCATTGATGAAGATTTGAGTCTCACCAATCTTTCTTTCAAATCACATAAAAGTcaccttcaaatcacatgaagatagaagaagaagaagcaaggagcatttctttttttttttcttcttcttcttcttcttctttttttttttcctaaaaaaccTGACGAAGATAGTTCACACGCCCAcccctcttttatagcttcaataaatttcaaaaattacaaattcaactgtcttatgaaatttgatgaaaatgactgtaacgccctgaaaatcgggagccgagtagaagtccaactcccgagttccaacgcatcacttatacaacatatttaatgatgattaatgttgtccatattagtgcattaaacatgagtgagatcataccaaaacaacatattatactccagagacagttaaattacgcaagcggaagactgtaagaaatggatataaaaacatataagtCATGGTACATCTCCAGAGTATAAACACCTCCCaggtgaaatattacaaatactattttaagttacaaaatgtaaaaaatgtgagagtcctctacaagtgtaaccctgaagccccatcgatcagaacggtttatatgaacccgcctgaatactgcatatacgagaaaacATCTTCCTCGTCTTCGAAATCTAGCTCTACCTTgccagtcgggtctccatctgcaactaagacagagtctagttggtgtttaaaacactatcccgtaacgcgggagtgagtgatcaactcggtggaacaataaagcaaaggttaacatgttctcaattcagttaagtaatgataaaacaatacaatcgaacatccctaagtactttgattaatgtaggaatggtatgtataaatgatgcatgccctcgcctgcactccctcagcgatcttcatttaacggtcacgcatgtcagtcacttcctcgtgctctctacacatcgttaaacgacacatgcaatgcggtgcatgagtatgattaccaagttcttattagtctttttcatacagcaggattgggaagctaaggtacctcccttgcatcaattcccaaacgatgatccattctagggtcgtcagtcctagtaaatctcatacgatgttacggttctaagtcactgcaaagggctcgtcaccttatcagtgcaggcctagtttgtactcctattgctacgtaagggctcgtcgcctctacgcagtcttagcgtacgcttgaggttactacaaagggctcgtcaccttatcagtgtaggccgacagctcgaatacagtgtcccatatcaccatattcggctcacgaggctgtgttgctcattggacactatggggaggctcgtctccttagcgtaggccgacagctcgaccacggtgtcccataccaccatgcccggctcatgagtcttagcggattgaggtaccaaggttaaaggggttttcactggtgagtttggtaccttagattcaagcagtagcgtccatacatggtgaacatatatcgggtcaatcgggttacttgacaagctcaactagtacgagcgcacgttgagttgatcgacatgaagtgcgtaagcactccgtgtggcctaaccactgccgacatcctaagtacggctcagattcatcgattacgtcctatgtggcgaaacaacctcagccacctattcagtgcctgttactgattgcctggactattccgtagtcttaaacacatttaattataacagataatcatacaagataatcagagcagtaatggatcaacaattccaatcatacaagcatgtgagtatttgatggatttcaacttaaacataaattcaaaCATATGCAGTCCTTaaataaaacagacaaagaatgtaagttacatggaggaaatcatacacatcattaaggtagttgagaatctcatctcaacacccatgtaaagtacaattactacatgcctgatcattcagacatttctacaagcacttagactacatattccaacatacatagattaatttacttaaaacgtatattataacaaatcctttcatataggagttgcaacacatacaacgatcatgtattaccaaacatctATCATAACAAGTATTAATCCTAATTCCAGATTCATTTAGTCATATCAACAAATACAACGAGaatcatcgtatctaagcatgtgatagcgattcaagtcagtcataaatcattaaccaacattgaaagccttgaaaaccataacctatacgtttatagtccgcaccttttgctggtagactcgtagcgaactcagttttacaggctaa from Magnolia sinica isolate HGM2019 unplaced genomic scaffold, MsV1 ctg116, whole genome shotgun sequence includes the following:
- the LOC131236004 gene encoding calmodulin-binding protein 60 A-like — translated: MDNSASRSLQLKFINKLTLPSFTMENVKGEDSSVPSIALVDVQTEQIVKSGPESSMNLEMVLLEGHFKGNDDGNWTSIQFSNHIVREREGKRPLLIGDMSLTMNEGIAVAHELKITDNSSWTRSRAFRLAARVGDGYFDGMRVKEAITEPFVVKENRGKSYQKKHPPSLDNEVWSLEEIGRDGNIHKRLKGENINTVKDFLIKLHTDTPRLQNILRFRINDKRWEVIKNHAEECDLGSETYVYYSKVEWGKGVVFNIVRAVKGFLFEGRLIPINDLPEIQKVQHSSFPFSFLEFLFHLQVTTYNSQNLQVSWDNMGMDVESYGSTLPEYFIFKNM